ATAATGATTGAATTTTAAAAAGATGACGTGGTATGGTGCGCGGAAAAGGCGGTATCCGAAACCGTCTGTATTACCGCCTTCACCATTCTGATTTTCCGGGATCATGCTCATCAAAAAAAAGGAGGGAGACCATGGGGTACAAGACCATTGTGGCAGTTGTCCGGACCGATGACTATACCGGTATTGACGAGGCGGTTGCCGCCGCCTTGACCCTGATCAAAGCCGAAGCATACATCACGCCTGATGACCGGATCCTGATCAAACCCAACCTGCTGATGAAAATAAAGAATGCCTGTACCGAAGGCGATTTCCTGGCGGCAGTGGTGCGGTATGTCAAACAGCGTAACACCAACCTGCATCTGGGCGATTCGCCGGGACAGTTCCGGCACCGGGCCAGAAGCGTCATGCAGGCGGTCGGGCTGGATTCCGTGATGGAAGCCGAAGGCCTCGCCTACGCGGAATTTGAAGCCGGCGGCGTTCTGGTTGAGAATAAAAACGCTCAGCTCATGAAAAAATCCCATATCGCTCGGCCGGTGACGGAGGCCGACTGCGTCGTCAATCTCTGCCGTCCGAAATCCCATGTGGAAGCCGGATATACCGGCGCGGTCAAGAACTACTGGGGCATCATTCCCGGCGGGGAAAAAGCCCGGTGCCATCTGTACGGCCGTAATCCGTCCGAGTTCGGCGCCGTGCTGGCCGACAATTATCAGACCTTTCTCAGCCTGGGGAAAAAACGGCTGGTGGTCATGGACGCCCGCAAATTCATGGAAGGGCCGGGCGGGCCCGCCAACGGGTTCATGCGTAAAACCAACCTGGTCCTGGCCGGTTATGACGAGGCTGCCGTGGACATGGTCATGCTGGCCA
The sequence above is drawn from the Thermodesulfobacteriota bacterium genome and encodes:
- a CDS encoding DUF362 domain-containing protein yields the protein MGYKTIVAVVRTDDYTGIDEAVAAALTLIKAEAYITPDDRILIKPNLLMKIKNACTEGDFLAAVVRYVKQRNTNLHLGDSPGQFRHRARSVMQAVGLDSVMEAEGLAYAEFEAGGVLVENKNAQLMKKSHIARPVTEADCVVNLCRPKSHVEAGYTGAVKNYWGIIPGGEKARCHLYGRNPSEFGAVLADNYQTFLSLGKKRLVVMDARKFMEGPGGPANGFMRKTNLVLAGYDEAAVDMVMLAIGRIDGVRAVPHLRSCHERSLGVTRLEDIEIVGRSIDEVRFKRKAGIISTTTASLLNNFLVRTLAYKYMRRMPAFADREKCVMCGDCFNICPNHAISWQKKETPVFHPEKCVSCLCCVECCPQQALKATSAGFSGLFLKYPDIELPGHD